Proteins co-encoded in one Stutzerimonas stutzeri genomic window:
- a CDS encoding aspartate aminotransferase family protein translates to MSHDYDALFAQDRAHFMHPSTHAHDHASGALKGRIVTGASGIRIRDHEGRELIDAFAGLYCVNIGYGRTEVAEAIYQQAKELAYYHTYVGHSTEAIIELSRRIIDWAPEGMKKVYYGLSGSDANETQIKLVRYYNNVLGRPQKKKIISRQRGYHGSGIMTGSLTGLASFHQHFDLPQPDIKHAACPHFYKAPAGMDEAAFVRHCADDVEQLIQREGPDTVAAFIGEPVMGTGGIIVPPKGYWEAIQAVLAKYDILLIADEVVCAFGRLGTPMGSQLFGMRPDLITTAKGLTSAYAPLSAVIVGEKVWNVIDEASARDGAMGHGWTYSGHPICAAAALANLDILERENISGNAAEVGAYLNAQLRQAFEHHPLVGEVRGIGMLAALEFMADRKARTPFDAALKVGPRVSAACLERGMIARAMPHGDILGFAPPLVLTQAEADQVIEIARSAVDAVAAEVL, encoded by the coding sequence ATGAGCCATGACTACGATGCCCTCTTCGCCCAGGACCGTGCCCACTTCATGCACCCTTCCACCCATGCCCACGACCATGCCAGCGGGGCGCTCAAGGGGCGCATCGTCACTGGCGCTTCGGGCATCCGTATCCGTGATCACGAAGGCCGCGAGCTGATCGATGCCTTCGCCGGGCTGTACTGCGTGAACATCGGCTATGGTCGCACGGAGGTGGCCGAGGCCATCTATCAGCAGGCCAAGGAGCTGGCCTACTACCACACCTATGTCGGCCACTCGACCGAGGCCATCATCGAACTGTCGCGGCGCATCATCGACTGGGCGCCGGAGGGCATGAAGAAGGTCTATTACGGGCTTTCCGGCTCGGATGCCAACGAGACCCAGATCAAGCTGGTGCGCTACTACAACAACGTGCTCGGCCGCCCGCAGAAGAAAAAGATCATCTCCCGCCAGCGCGGCTATCACGGCTCGGGCATCATGACCGGCAGCCTGACCGGCCTGGCCAGCTTCCACCAGCATTTCGACCTGCCGCAGCCGGACATCAAGCACGCCGCCTGCCCGCACTTCTACAAGGCGCCGGCCGGCATGGACGAGGCCGCATTCGTGCGCCATTGCGCTGACGACGTGGAGCAGCTGATCCAGCGCGAAGGGCCGGACACCGTGGCCGCGTTCATCGGCGAACCGGTGATGGGCACCGGCGGCATCATCGTTCCGCCCAAGGGCTACTGGGAGGCGATCCAGGCGGTGCTGGCGAAATACGACATCCTTCTGATCGCCGACGAGGTGGTTTGCGCCTTCGGTCGTCTGGGCACGCCGATGGGCAGCCAGCTGTTCGGCATGCGTCCGGACCTCATCACCACCGCGAAAGGGCTCACCAGTGCCTATGCGCCGCTATCTGCGGTGATCGTGGGGGAAAAGGTCTGGAATGTGATTGACGAAGCCTCGGCACGCGACGGTGCCATGGGCCACGGCTGGACCTATTCGGGGCACCCGATCTGTGCCGCGGCGGCGTTGGCCAATCTGGACATCCTGGAGCGGGAGAACATCTCCGGCAATGCTGCCGAAGTGGGCGCCTATCTCAACGCGCAGCTGCGCCAGGCCTTCGAACACCACCCGCTGGTCGGCGAGGTGCGTGGGATCGGCATGCTCGCCGCGCTCGAGTTCATGGCCGACCGCAAGGCGCGTACGCCCTTCGATGCGGCGCTGAAGGTTGGCCCGCGTGTCTCGGCCGCGTGCCTGGAGCGCGGCATGATTGCCCGCGCCATGCCGCACGGCGACATCCTCGGCTTCGCCCCGCCACTGGTTTTGACCCAGGCGGAAGCGGACCAGGTGATCGAGATCGCCAGAAGCGCGGTGGACGCGGTGGCGGCCGAGGTGCTGTGA
- the trkA gene encoding Trk system potassium transporter TrkA, with protein MKIIILGAGQVGGTLAENLASEANDITVVDTDVDRLRDLGDRLDIRTVVGRGSFPTVLRQAGADDADMLVAVTNSDETNMVACQVAYTLFHTPTKIARVRESVYLTRSGLFSNEAIPVDVLISPEQVVTNYIKRLIEHPGSLQVIDFAEGKAQLVAVRAYYGGPLVGQELRQLRKHMPNVDTRVAAIFRRNQAILPQGDTVIEADDEVFFIAARGHIRAVMSEMRRLDDSYRRIVIAGGGHIGERLAEAIESRYQVKIIESNPARCRHLSDTLDSTIILQGSASDRDLLVEENINDADVFLALTNDDEANIMSSLLAKRLGARKVMCIINNPAYVDLVQGGEIDIAISPQLATIGTLLTHVRRGDIVSAHSLRRGAAEAIEVIAHGDPRSSKVVGRAIGKIALPPGTTIGAVIRDEEVLIAHDNTVIASGDHVILFLVDKKHIRDVERLFQAGLTFF; from the coding sequence GTGAAGATCATCATTCTCGGTGCAGGGCAGGTCGGCGGCACGCTTGCCGAAAACCTTGCCAGCGAAGCCAACGACATCACCGTGGTCGATACCGATGTCGATCGCCTGCGTGACCTGGGCGACCGCCTGGACATCCGCACCGTGGTCGGCCGCGGCTCGTTCCCGACGGTACTGCGCCAGGCGGGCGCGGACGATGCCGACATGCTGGTGGCGGTGACCAACAGCGACGAAACCAACATGGTCGCCTGCCAGGTCGCCTACACGCTGTTCCATACGCCGACGAAGATCGCCCGGGTGCGCGAATCGGTGTACCTGACCCGCTCCGGCCTGTTCAGCAACGAAGCGATCCCGGTCGACGTGTTGATCAGCCCCGAGCAGGTGGTGACCAACTACATCAAGCGGCTGATCGAGCATCCCGGTTCGCTGCAGGTGATCGACTTCGCCGAGGGCAAGGCACAGCTGGTCGCCGTGCGCGCCTATTACGGCGGCCCACTGGTAGGCCAGGAGCTGCGCCAGCTGCGCAAGCACATGCCCAATGTCGATACCCGTGTGGCCGCGATCTTCCGCCGTAATCAGGCGATCCTGCCGCAGGGCGACACGGTGATCGAGGCCGACGACGAGGTGTTCTTCATCGCCGCGCGAGGGCACATTCGCGCCGTGATGAGCGAGATGCGCCGGCTCGACGACAGCTACCGGCGCATCGTCATCGCCGGTGGCGGGCATATCGGCGAGCGCCTCGCCGAAGCCATCGAAAGCCGCTATCAGGTGAAGATCATCGAGTCGAACCCGGCCCGCTGCCGCCACCTCTCCGACACCCTGGACAGCACCATCATCCTGCAGGGCAGCGCGTCCGACCGCGACCTGCTGGTGGAGGAGAACATCAACGACGCCGACGTGTTCCTCGCCCTGACCAACGACGACGAAGCCAACATCATGTCGTCGCTGCTGGCCAAGCGCCTCGGCGCGCGCAAGGTGATGTGCATCATCAACAACCCGGCCTATGTGGACCTGGTCCAGGGCGGCGAGATCGACATCGCCATCAGCCCGCAGCTGGCCACCATCGGCACCTTGCTGACCCACGTGCGCCGCGGCGACATCGTCAGTGCACATTCGCTGCGCCGGGGCGCGGCCGAGGCCATCGAAGTGATCGCCCACGGCGACCCGCGCTCGAGCAAGGTGGTCGGACGCGCCATCGGCAAGATCGCCCTGCCGCCAGGCACCACCATCGGCGCGGTGATCCGCGACGAAGAGGTGCTGATCGCCCACGACAACACGGTCATTGCGTCGGGCGATCACGTCATCCTGTTCCTCGTCGACAAAAAGCACATCCGCGATGTGGAACGCCTGTTCCAGGCTGGGTTGACCTTCTTCTAA
- a CDS encoding cyclodeaminase has protein sequence MAETVLLSETDLRACLALDPASLDAVEHAFRLLATEAVAMPPILRLDIPEHNGEVDVKTAYLPGLPRFAIKVSPGFFDNPALGLPSLNGLMMLFSARTGLLDALLLDNGFLTAVRTAAAGAVAAKWLSRADANRVAILGAGEQARLQLAALRLVRDIREVRIWARDPAKAAALVSELQGVEARVADHVDAAMDGVDIAITTTPSRTPLIQPHHLQPGLHITAMGSDAEHKNEIAPAALAACDLYVADRLSQTRLLGELHHALEAGMVARDSSALAELGQVIAGHHPGRTSAGQVTLCDLTGTGAQDTAIASFAFDRAHAAGRGFIFNP, from the coding sequence ATGGCCGAGACTGTGCTGCTCAGCGAAACCGATCTCCGCGCCTGCCTGGCCCTCGATCCGGCCAGCCTCGACGCGGTCGAACATGCGTTCCGTCTGCTCGCGACCGAGGCGGTGGCGATGCCGCCGATTCTGCGCCTGGACATTCCCGAGCATAACGGCGAGGTCGACGTGAAGACCGCCTATCTGCCGGGCCTGCCGCGCTTCGCCATCAAGGTCAGCCCCGGCTTCTTCGACAACCCGGCGCTTGGCTTGCCGAGCCTGAACGGGCTGATGATGCTGTTCTCGGCGCGCACCGGCCTGCTCGACGCCCTGCTGCTGGACAACGGCTTTCTCACCGCGGTGCGCACGGCTGCGGCGGGTGCGGTAGCAGCGAAATGGCTGAGCCGGGCGGATGCCAACCGCGTCGCCATTCTCGGCGCCGGCGAGCAGGCGCGTCTGCAACTGGCCGCGCTGCGCCTGGTGCGCGATATCCGCGAGGTGCGCATCTGGGCCCGCGATCCGGCGAAGGCGGCGGCGCTCGTCAGCGAGCTGCAGGGCGTCGAGGCGCGGGTCGCGGACCATGTCGATGCGGCCATGGATGGCGTCGACATCGCCATCACCACCACGCCCAGCCGCACCCCGCTGATCCAGCCGCATCATCTGCAGCCGGGCCTGCACATCACCGCCATGGGCTCGGATGCCGAGCACAAGAACGAGATCGCCCCCGCCGCGCTGGCCGCTTGCGATCTCTATGTCGCCGACCGGCTGAGCCAGACCCGGCTGCTCGGCGAACTGCACCACGCCCTCGAGGCGGGCATGGTGGCCAGAGATTCATCAGCCCTGGCCGAACTCGGCCAGGTGATCGCCGGGCATCACCCCGGCCGCACCTCGGCCGGTCAGGTAACCCTCTGCGACCTGACCGGCACCGGCGCGCAGGACACTGCCATCGCCAGCTTCGCCTTCGACCGGGCGCACGCAGCGGGCAGGGGTTTCATCTTCAACCCCTGA
- a CDS encoding 7-cyano-7-deazaguanine/7-aminomethyl-7-deazaguanine transporter, producing MLQIPSSVRRVTLAGLIAFHILIIIASNYLVQLPITLFGWHTTWGAFSFPFIFLATDLTVRLLGKGPARRVIARVMVPALMASYVVSVLFHQGAFSGFAALGEFNLFVFRIAIASFLAYVFGQVLDIQVFDRLRRLRQWWIAPSASTVFGNLLDTFLFFSIAFWHSDDPFMAANWVEIASVDYVIKLAISLALFVPLYGVLLNAIVRLLPGQQTATA from the coding sequence ATGCTGCAGATCCCTTCGTCGGTCCGCCGGGTCACCTTGGCCGGCCTGATCGCGTTTCACATCCTGATCATCATCGCCAGCAACTACCTGGTGCAGTTGCCGATCACCCTGTTCGGTTGGCATACCACCTGGGGTGCGTTCAGCTTCCCGTTCATCTTCCTGGCCACCGACCTGACCGTGCGCCTGCTCGGCAAGGGGCCGGCACGGCGGGTGATCGCCCGTGTCATGGTCCCGGCGCTGATGGCGTCCTACGTGGTCTCGGTGCTGTTCCACCAGGGCGCCTTCAGCGGCTTCGCTGCGCTGGGTGAGTTCAACCTGTTCGTGTTCCGCATCGCCATTGCCAGCTTCCTCGCCTACGTCTTCGGCCAGGTCCTCGACATCCAGGTGTTCGACCGGCTGCGGCGGCTGCGCCAGTGGTGGATCGCACCCAGCGCCTCCACCGTGTTCGGCAACCTGCTCGATACCTTCCTGTTCTTCTCCATCGCCTTCTGGCACAGCGACGATCCGTTCATGGCGGCGAACTGGGTGGAGATCGCCAGCGTCGATTACGTGATCAAGCTGGCGATCAGCCTGGCGCTGTTCGTGCCGCTCTATGGCGTGCTGCTCAACGCCATCGTGCGCCTGCTGCCGGGGCAGCAGACCGCGACCGCGTAA
- a CDS encoding Lrp/AsnC family transcriptional regulator: protein MHKLDRYDLKILRILSEDGRITKSALAEAINLSVTPAWERVRKLEAAGLVRGYRALIDWGALFRTQQVLVEISLARHTAQDMRRFERRLAEAPEVAFCYATGGGIDYIAMIRARDIDHYQRFIDMLLLEDLGIERYYTYIVTKSVKRDEGGAPAALDDGTQAPPTETF, encoded by the coding sequence ATGCACAAGCTCGATCGCTATGACCTGAAGATCCTGCGCATCCTGTCCGAGGACGGTCGGATCACCAAGTCGGCGCTGGCGGAGGCCATCAACCTGTCGGTGACCCCGGCCTGGGAGCGCGTGCGCAAGCTCGAGGCCGCCGGGCTGGTGCGCGGCTATCGGGCGCTGATCGACTGGGGCGCGCTGTTCCGTACCCAGCAGGTGCTGGTGGAAATCAGCCTGGCGCGGCATACCGCGCAGGACATGCGGCGCTTCGAACGGCGCCTGGCCGAGGCGCCGGAGGTCGCTTTCTGCTACGCCACCGGCGGCGGTATCGACTACATCGCAATGATCCGCGCGCGCGATATCGACCATTACCAGCGCTTCATCGACATGCTGCTGCTGGAAGACCTGGGCATCGAACGCTACTACACCTACATCGTCACCAAGAGCGTCAAGCGCGACGAGGGCGGCGCTCCCGCAGCACTCGACGATGGAACGCAGGCGCCGCCGACCGAGACCTTCTGA
- the doeB gene encoding N(2)-acetyl-L-2,4-diaminobutanoate deacetylase DoeB yields MSETPLRNPISPTVDFERDGVQHGYLRLPYSRDDSAWGAVMIPLCVVKNGAGPTALFTGGNHGDEYEGPLALSKLAASLDPARVQGRVIIIPFMNAPAVWAGTRTSPIDRGNLNRSFPGRPDGSVTEKIADYFQRSLLPLADLVLDIHSGGKTLDFLPFAACHLLPDAAQQARCEAGMRAFAAPYCMRMLEQDAHGMYDTAAEAQGKVFVTTELRGGGSISARSLAIAERGVRNLLIHFELLDGEIEPADSVMLDMPDGDCYLCSESDGLLELCRDLGETVRAGELVARVHDARRTGAAPVEYRARRSGLISARHFPGRVQSGDTLAVIAQVLQ; encoded by the coding sequence ATGAGCGAAACACCGTTGCGCAACCCCATCAGCCCCACCGTCGACTTCGAGCGTGACGGCGTGCAGCACGGCTATCTGCGCCTGCCCTACTCGCGCGACGACTCGGCCTGGGGCGCGGTGATGATCCCGCTCTGTGTAGTGAAGAACGGCGCGGGGCCCACCGCGTTGTTCACCGGTGGCAATCACGGCGACGAGTACGAAGGCCCGCTGGCGCTGAGCAAGCTGGCGGCGAGCCTCGACCCGGCACGCGTGCAGGGGCGGGTGATCATCATCCCGTTCATGAACGCCCCGGCGGTGTGGGCCGGCACCCGCACCTCGCCGATCGATCGCGGCAACCTGAACCGCAGCTTCCCTGGGCGGCCCGACGGCAGCGTGACCGAGAAGATCGCCGATTACTTCCAGCGCAGCCTGCTGCCGCTGGCCGACCTGGTGCTGGACATCCATTCGGGCGGCAAGACGCTCGACTTCCTGCCCTTCGCCGCCTGCCACCTGCTGCCGGATGCGGCCCAGCAGGCGCGCTGCGAGGCGGGCATGCGCGCCTTTGCGGCGCCCTACTGCATGCGCATGCTGGAGCAGGATGCGCATGGCATGTACGACACCGCGGCCGAGGCGCAGGGCAAGGTGTTCGTCACCACCGAGCTCCGCGGCGGCGGCTCCATCAGTGCCCGGAGCCTGGCCATCGCCGAGCGTGGCGTGCGCAACCTGTTGATCCACTTCGAGCTGCTCGACGGCGAAATCGAACCGGCCGATTCGGTGATGCTGGACATGCCGGACGGTGATTGTTACCTGTGCAGTGAGAGCGATGGGCTACTCGAGCTGTGCAGGGACCTGGGCGAGACCGTGCGGGCCGGCGAGCTGGTGGCGCGGGTGCATGATGCAAGGCGTACCGGTGCCGCGCCGGTGGAGTACCGTGCACGGCGCAGCGGCCTGATCAGCGCCCGGCATTTCCCGGGGCGGGTGCAGAGTGGCGACACACTGGCGGTGATCGCGCAGGTGCTGCAGTGA
- the doeA gene encoding ectoine hydrolase DoeA (DoeA (degradation of ectoine A) is also called EutD (ectoine utilization D).), with product MSEIVVNLPFSREEYALRITKVRQVMAAHGIELLIVSDPSNMAWLTGYDGWSFYVHQCVLLALDGDPLWFGRDQDANGARRTVFMADDDIVGYPDHYVQSSVRHPMDYLSRDVIAARGWDRLAIGVEMDNYYFSAAAFRSLQQHLPHTQFFDATALVNWRRAVKSPQEIEYMRVAARIVQRMHETIYERIEPGLRKNELVADIYRAGILGVEGHGGDYPAIVPLLPTGADASAPHLTWNDNPFRLGAGTFFEIAGCYKRYHCPLSRTIYLGKPPAHILEAEQAVVEGISAGLAVARPGNTTGDIARAFLKVLDKFDIQKDSRCGYPIGISYPPDWGERTMSLRPSDESVLEPGMTFHFIPGLWMDDWGLEITESILITETGMETFCDLPRKLYVKD from the coding sequence ATGTCCGAAATCGTCGTCAATCTCCCGTTCAGCCGGGAGGAATATGCATTGCGCATCACCAAGGTTCGCCAAGTCATGGCGGCCCACGGTATCGAGTTGCTGATCGTCAGCGATCCCTCGAACATGGCCTGGCTGACCGGCTATGACGGCTGGTCGTTCTACGTGCATCAGTGCGTGTTGCTGGCGCTCGACGGCGACCCGCTGTGGTTCGGCCGTGACCAGGACGCCAATGGCGCGCGCCGCACCGTGTTCATGGCGGACGACGATATCGTCGGTTACCCGGACCACTACGTGCAGTCCAGCGTGCGCCATCCGATGGACTACCTGTCGCGCGACGTGATCGCTGCGCGCGGTTGGGACCGCCTGGCCATCGGCGTCGAAATGGACAACTACTACTTCAGCGCGGCCGCCTTCCGCTCGCTGCAGCAGCACCTGCCGCACACGCAGTTTTTCGATGCCACCGCGCTGGTCAACTGGCGGCGAGCGGTGAAGTCGCCACAGGAAATCGAGTACATGCGCGTCGCCGCGCGCATCGTCCAGCGTATGCACGAGACGATCTATGAACGTATCGAACCGGGGCTGCGCAAGAACGAGCTGGTCGCCGACATCTACCGCGCCGGCATCCTCGGGGTCGAAGGCCATGGAGGTGACTACCCGGCAATCGTGCCGTTGCTGCCCACCGGCGCAGACGCCAGTGCGCCGCATCTGACCTGGAACGACAACCCGTTCCGACTGGGCGCCGGCACCTTCTTCGAGATTGCCGGCTGCTACAAGCGCTACCACTGCCCGCTGTCGCGCACCATCTACCTGGGCAAGCCACCGGCGCACATTCTCGAGGCCGAGCAGGCGGTGGTCGAGGGCATCTCCGCGGGCCTCGCGGTGGCGCGTCCGGGCAATACCACCGGCGACATCGCCCGCGCCTTCCTCAAGGTGCTCGACAAGTTCGACATCCAGAAGGACAGCCGCTGCGGCTACCCGATCGGTATCAGTTACCCGCCGGACTGGGGCGAGCGGACCATGAGCCTGCGCCCGAGCGACGAAAGCGTGCTCGAGCCGGGGATGACCTTCCATTTCATCCCCGGGCTATGGATGGACGACTGGGGACTGGAAATCACCGAGAGCATCCTGATCACCGAGACCGGGATGGAAACCTTCTGCGACTTGCCACGCAAGCTTTACGTCAAGGACTAG
- a CDS encoding NAD-dependent succinate-semialdehyde dehydrogenase, translating to MSLKHPLLFKSLCYVDGQWIHSRSGASIAVQNPANLTEIAHVPMLEREQIVAAVDAAERAFASWRRQSLDERADLLQRWAALILQHQEDLAAILCEEQGKPLAEARGEIRYAASFIPWFAEEARRLYGRTIPSHIANADLSTLTEPVGVCALLTPWNFPSAMITRKAAAALAAGCTVVVKPAHETPYSAFSLAQLAEEAGLPAGVFNVVLGEPQMVMETLVRDPRVRSVSFTGSTRVGRLILEAAAPGVKKVALELGGNAPLIVCADADLDHAVQVAMDAKFQTSGQDCCAANRILVQRPVYEAFLTRFAQAIRALRVGPGLDERSQIGPLMHQAAFDATAARVADALDKGARLLAGGEPHALGGWFWQPTLLADVAPDMRIYREENFAPIAGVLPFDSLDEAVAMANDTEYGLAAYICSNRLDVIHPLIRRLDHAMVAVNGTKFTGHPIPFGGMKASGLGREGGREGFEPFVETKYVCIHHQGQRY from the coding sequence ATGTCGCTCAAACACCCGCTGTTGTTCAAATCGCTTTGCTACGTCGATGGTCAGTGGATCCACAGCCGTAGCGGCGCCAGCATTGCCGTGCAAAACCCGGCCAATCTGACCGAGATCGCCCATGTACCGATGCTCGAACGCGAGCAGATCGTCGCCGCGGTGGATGCCGCCGAACGGGCCTTTGCATCCTGGCGTCGGCAAAGCCTGGACGAGCGCGCGGATCTGCTGCAGCGCTGGGCCGCGCTGATCCTGCAGCATCAGGAGGACCTGGCGGCGATCCTCTGCGAGGAACAGGGTAAGCCGCTGGCCGAGGCGCGAGGCGAGATTCGCTACGCCGCCAGTTTCATTCCCTGGTTCGCCGAGGAAGCCCGGCGGCTGTATGGGCGGACCATCCCGAGCCATATCGCCAATGCCGATTTGAGCACGCTGACCGAGCCGGTCGGTGTCTGCGCCCTGCTCACCCCCTGGAATTTCCCCAGCGCGATGATCACTCGCAAGGCCGCCGCGGCACTCGCGGCCGGCTGCACCGTGGTGGTCAAGCCGGCGCACGAGACGCCCTACTCGGCCTTTTCCCTGGCCCAGCTCGCCGAGGAAGCGGGCCTGCCGGCCGGCGTGTTCAACGTGGTGCTCGGCGAGCCGCAAATGGTCATGGAAACCCTGGTGCGGGACCCACGCGTGCGCTCGGTGAGCTTCACCGGCTCGACCCGGGTCGGCCGTTTGATCCTCGAGGCCGCCGCGCCCGGAGTGAAGAAGGTGGCGCTGGAGCTGGGCGGCAATGCGCCGCTGATCGTCTGTGCCGACGCCGATCTCGATCACGCCGTGCAGGTGGCCATGGACGCCAAGTTCCAGACCTCTGGACAGGACTGCTGCGCGGCCAACCGCATCCTCGTCCAGCGGCCGGTCTACGAGGCGTTCCTGACGCGCTTCGCCCAAGCCATTCGTGCGTTGCGGGTCGGCCCTGGGCTGGATGAACGCAGCCAGATCGGCCCGCTGATGCATCAGGCGGCATTCGACGCCACCGCCGCGCGGGTTGCCGACGCGCTGGACAAGGGCGCTCGGTTGCTGGCCGGTGGCGAGCCCCACGCCCTCGGTGGCTGGTTCTGGCAGCCGACGCTGTTGGCCGACGTCGCCCCCGACATGCGCATCTACCGCGAAGAAAACTTCGCCCCGATCGCCGGCGTGTTGCCGTTCGACAGCCTCGACGAGGCGGTCGCCATGGCCAACGACACCGAATACGGGCTGGCCGCCTACATCTGCTCGAATCGGCTGGACGTGATCCACCCGCTCATCCGGCGGCTCGACCACGCGATGGTGGCGGTCAACGGCACCAAATTCACCGGCCACCCGATTCCCTTCGGCGGCATGAAGGCTTCCGGCCTCGGCCGCGAGGGTGGCCGCGAGGGCTTCGAGCCCTTTGTCGAGACCAAGTACGTCTGCATCCATCACCAGGGCCAGCGTTACTGA
- the eutB gene encoding hydroxyectoine utilization dehydratase EutB — MQPILLDQLFDARERIRGLVRETPLERSPSLSRLVGVPVWLKLESQQATGSFKLRGASHAIAQLSAAQKRLGVVTASTGNHGRALAYAAAQQGGTAIVCLSQRVPPNKVQAIRELGAEVVIVGHSQDDAQVEAERIARERGAAFIPPFDHRHVIAGQGTLGLEILEQCPEVAEVLVPLSGGGLFAGVALGLKRQRPEIRVHGISMRRGAAMHASLEAGHPVEVEECPSLADSLGGGIGLTNRYTFDLVRELADQVLLLDEPAIAAGIRHAYHEERLVIEGAAAVGIAALLERAIKPRGPVVIVISGRNLDTGQHLRVLNGADE; from the coding sequence ATGCAGCCGATTCTTCTCGACCAGCTCTTCGACGCCCGCGAGCGCATTCGCGGCCTCGTTCGGGAAACGCCCCTGGAGCGTTCGCCTTCGCTCAGCCGGCTGGTTGGCGTGCCGGTGTGGTTGAAACTGGAATCGCAGCAGGCCACCGGCAGCTTCAAACTGCGTGGCGCGAGCCATGCGATTGCACAGTTGTCCGCGGCGCAGAAACGCCTCGGCGTGGTGACCGCCTCCACCGGTAATCATGGCCGTGCGCTGGCCTACGCGGCGGCGCAGCAGGGGGGTACCGCCATCGTCTGCCTGTCGCAGCGGGTGCCGCCCAACAAGGTGCAGGCGATCCGCGAGCTGGGCGCCGAGGTGGTCATCGTCGGGCACAGCCAGGACGACGCCCAGGTCGAGGCCGAGCGCATCGCCCGTGAGCGCGGCGCGGCCTTCATCCCGCCGTTCGATCACCGGCATGTCATCGCCGGCCAGGGCACGCTCGGGCTGGAAATCCTTGAGCAATGCCCCGAAGTCGCCGAGGTGCTGGTGCCGCTTTCCGGCGGTGGCCTGTTTGCCGGGGTCGCCCTCGGCCTCAAGCGCCAGCGCCCGGAGATCCGCGTGCATGGGATCAGCATGCGCCGTGGCGCGGCGATGCACGCGAGCCTCGAGGCGGGTCATCCGGTCGAGGTGGAGGAGTGCCCCAGCCTGGCTGACTCACTTGGCGGCGGTATCGGCCTGACCAATCGCTACACCTTCGACCTGGTTCGCGAGCTGGCCGACCAGGTGCTGCTGCTCGACGAGCCGGCCATCGCCGCGGGCATTCGCCATGCCTACCACGAGGAGCGGCTGGTGATCGAAGGCGCCGCTGCCGTCGGCATCGCTGCGCTGCTCGAGCGCGCGATCAAGCCTCGCGGGCCGGTGGTCATCGTGATCAGCGGCCGCAACCTGGATACCGGGCAGCACCTGCGCGTGCTCAACGGCGCTGACGAATAA